A single window of Chitinivorax tropicus DNA harbors:
- a CDS encoding DUF1153 domain-containing protein, which produces MSMTMEDDIKRWTAKRKAALAVEIIQGKTTVAEAARAFDLTPSEIEAWVDDARRGMENALRAKPMDIREQYEKQLKDLQEAYGEAMLGLRARKKLPSLLGEDDK; this is translated from the coding sequence ATGAGCATGACCATGGAAGATGACATCAAACGCTGGACCGCCAAGCGCAAAGCCGCACTGGCGGTCGAAATCATCCAGGGGAAGACCACTGTAGCCGAAGCCGCTCGAGCCTTCGACCTCACCCCATCCGAGATAGAGGCTTGGGTCGATGACGCCAGACGCGGCATGGAAAACGCTCTACGTGCCAAGCCGATGGACATCCGCGAACAGTACGAGAAACAACTCAAGGATCTGCAGGAAGCCTATGGCGAAGCCATGCTGGGGCTGCGAGCCCGAAAAAAGTTGCCGTCCCTGCTGGGCGAGGACGACAAGTGA